ACCACGAACCAGCTCATTCCGTTCTGGTGGTACATCCCGGGCGGCAGTGTCAACTCGACCAGCCAGGCCCTCAACGCCTACCTGATCCTGCCCAACATCACCATCACCGTGCCGACATGCACCATTTCGGCGGGAGCCAACCAGACGGTGACGCTGCCCACGATAGATAGCAGACTGCTTGCTACCACTGGTGCCACCGCCGGCCTCACGCCCTTCAGCATCAGCATCACCAATTGCCCGTCAGGCGCATCGATCGCGTCCAACGTATTCAGTGGTGGCTCCACCGACACCACCACCGGTGCACTGACGAACACCACTTCGTCGACCAAGGGCGGATCAGGCGCAGCCAACCTTGAGGTGCAGTTCCTCAATGGTCCCGGTGGCAGCAACAAAGCGGGCTCGGTCATCAATCTCAGTCAGACCACGGCAACCGCGCAGGGCACCAGCACGTATACGCTCGTCAACAACGGGGCAACGCTCAACTACTACGCGCAGTACCTTGCGACCGGCACGGTCACACCGGGGCTCTTCACGGCCACTGTGCAGTACGGCATCAACTATCAGTGAAACGTCACTCGTAGGTTCGCGTGACGATGCGCGCGTTGTCGTCAGTGGCGTAGCCGGAGAAGTAGGCCAGCAGACGATCATTGCCTGCAGCGGGCTCAAGCAATCCCACTTCCTGACGATAACTAGAAGCAGGCAGCGATGCTTCCGCAGAACCCACCGCGCAGCGGTGAAGTTGGCGATCTGGCGACGCTTCGCCCGTATCGGACACGCTGCACGTCGGAACCACGACAGCCCCGACGAAAGTGATCGTTCCACCCCCGCCCGCATGCGCCAACGGCGCGCCTAGCGCCAAGGCGACGACGCATCCGATCCAGGTCTTGCGAGTCCAGCCCTTCATAAATGCCCCTTCCCGTACCCCCTGCGGAAAGCGGGGGTACCTGATGGGATCTATCGGCGTGGGTCACCGGGGCTTGATATCGGAATCCCGGGCGCACTCTCAGAGCGTGAACCAAGTCACACTTTTGGCGCATCCCACGAAGGGCGTACGTAGAACTACGTTGGAAGGCGGCGAAGGGCATCGCCGGGGCTGATCCGGTTAGCGGCCGGGCTCAGCCGAACTTGAGGGCCTTGTTAGGCAACGGTTTAGGAAACTATCCCAGACTCAACGTGAGGAGATGTATTTCTCGCGGCGGATATGCATCACCGGCAAACCGAAGTCCTTCAGGGCGGTAAAGGCCGCGTCGACCATGTTGGGGTTGCCGCACAGGTAGGCGATATCCCGCTCGGCGCTGGGCGCCAGCTCGGCCAGCACGTTCTGCACGTGACCGGGGCGGTCGTTGGGACGAGGCTCCGCACGGGGCTGACGGCTCAGGCAGCCGTAGAAGGAAAAGCCCGGGTTGGCCTGTGCAAAGGCTTCGAATTCATCGCCGTAGAGCAGTTCAGTTTCGTTGCGTGCGCCATACAGCAGCACCACTTCGCGGCCCTGCTTCACCAGTTCGGCGATCTGCGGAAGCATGGCGCGGTACGGCGTGACGCCTGTGCCGGTGGCCAACAGCAGGTAGCGTGCATTGGTGTCGCCTGCCTGCAGGACGAAACGGCCGTACGGGCCGCTGGCGTTGATCTCGCCGCCGATCGGCAGCTCGCCCAGCAACTTGGTGGCCGCGCCGCCCTCCACATAGCTCACCGCGATTTCGATGCGCTGCACCGGCGAGGAGCCGTCGCCCACCGTGCCCACCGAATAGCTGCGCTTGGTGGCCGCACCGTCCTCGTAGTGGAAGTGGATCTGCAGGAACTGTCCCGGCGTGAAGGCCAGCGGTTGGCCGTCGACGCGCTCGAACGCCATGTGCCGCACGGTGGGCGCCAGCATGGTGGAGTCGACGAGACGGAGCTGGAAATGATCGGCCATGGGTTTTCCGGGGAAACAGTGAGAACGCCGTTTGTGAACGGAGCGGTATGGGAAGCCACGTATAATAGAAGGCTGGCCCCTTCGGTGCAGCCCATGTCCCCCAGTTCCACACCCGCGCTGGTCGTCGAGAACCTGCGCAAGACCTACAGCAACGGCGTCGAAGCCCTCAAAGGCATCAGTCTCACGGTCCAGCCTGGCGATTTCTTTGCCCTGCTCGGCCCCAACGGCGCCGGCAAATCCACTCTCATCGGCATCCTGTCCTCCCTGGTGAACGCCACCAGTGGCGACGCGCAGGTGTTCGGCGTGTCAGTCAACAAGCAGCGTGGCAAGGCCATGCAGCTCATTGGCCTGGTGCCTCAGGAGATCAACTTCAACCAGTTCGAAAAGCCGTTCGACATCTGCGTCAATGAGGCCGGTTTCTACGGCATTCCGCGCAAGATCGCCGCCGAACGCGCCGAGAAGTACCTCAAGGAACTGCGCCTGTGGGATAAGGCCCAGCACCAGGCGCGCATGCTTTCCGGCGGCATGAAGCGCCGTCTGATGATCGCCCGCGCGATGATGAACGAGCCCAAGTTGCTCATCCTCGACGAACCCACCGCCGGCGTGGACATCGAGATCCGACGCTCCATGTGGCAGTTCGTCAGCGGTATCAACGCCGCCGGCACCACGGTGATCCTGACCACGCATTACCTTGAGGAAGCGGAAACGCTTTGCCGCAACATCGCCATCATCGACCACGGCACCATCGTGGAAAACACCTCGATGAAGCGCCTGCTGGCTTCGCTGGACGTGGAAACCTTCGTGCTGGACGTGAACCACCTGCCCGCCGAGCTACCCGCCATCCACGGCATCAGCCTGCGTCGCGTGGACGATCACACGATGGAGGCGGAGATGTCCCGCTCGCACGACCTCAACTCGCTGTTCGCCGGCCTGAGCGAGCGCGGCGTCACCGTGACGTCGATGCGCAACAAGACCAACCGCCTGGAAGAACTGTTCGTGCGACTCGTCGAGAACGGCCGTAAGGACACCACGGAGAAGGCCGCATGAACGCCGCTGGCAACCTCGTCGCACTCCACACCATCGTCCGCCGCGAGATCGTGCGCATCATGCGCATCTGGACGCAGACGCTGATCCCGCCCGCCATCACGATGACGCTGTACTTCGTCATCTTCGGCAAGCTGATCGGCAGCCGCATCGGCGAAATGCATGGCTTTACCTACATGCAGTACATCGTGCCTGGCCTGGTGATGATGAGCATCATCACCAACAGCTACGGCAACATCTCCAGCTCGTTCTTCGGCGCCAAGTTCAGCCGCGCCGTGGAGGAAATGCTGGTGTCACCTATGCCCAACTGGGTGATGTTGCTGGGCTACGTCACCGGCGCAGTGGCGCGCGGTTTGGTGGTCGGCGCACTGGTGCTGCTGATCGCGCTGTTCTTTACCGACCTGCATGTGGCGCATCCGATCATTACCTTCCTGTCGGTATTGCTCGGTGCCACGGTGTTTTCACTGGCTGGCTTCGTCAACGCGGTGTTCGCCAAGAAGTTCGACGACATCGCGCTGGTGCCCACCTTCGTGCTCACCCCGCTCACCTACCTGGGTGGCGTGTTCTATTCGGTGGATCTGCTGGGCCAACCCTGGCGCAGCATCTCCATGATCAACCCCATCCTGTACATGGTGAACGCGTTCCGCTACGGCGTGCTCGGCGTGAGCGACGTGCAGATCGGCGTGGCTTTCGCGGTGATGTTGGTGTTCGTGATCGGCCTGACCGCCGTGGCGCTGCACCTGCTCAAGCGCGGCGTGGGCATGCGTTCCTAACCGCAACATGCAGGAGCGCACAGCGTGCGCTCCTGCAAACGAACCAAAGATTGATCCATGCGCGTCAACAAATACATCAGCGAAGCCGGCATCTGCTCCCGTCGTGAGGCGGACGAACTACTACTCGCCGGCCGCGTCACCATCAATGGCGAAGTCGTCACCACCGGCGCGAAAGCACTGGAAGGCGACGAAGTACGCGTGGACGGCGAGATCGTCAAGGCACGCATCCTCGCCGCCACACCGTCCGCCAAGCGCGCGGTATACATCGCGCTGAACAAGCCGGTCGGCGTTACCTGCACCACCGACCAGACGGTGAAAGACAACATCGTCAATTTCGTCGACCACCAGGAACGCGTCTTCCCCATCGGCCGCCTGGACAAGGATTCCGAAGGCCTGATTCTGCTCACCAGCAACGGCGATATCGTCAACGAAATCCTGCGCTCGGAAAACAACCACGAGAAGGAATACCTCGTGGCCGTGAACAAGGCGGTGACCGACGAATTCCTGCAAGGCATGGCACGTGGCGTACGTATCCACGGCCAGATGACCAAGCCATGCAAGGTGCGCAAGATCGCCAAGTTCGGCTTCGCGATCGTCCTAACGCAGGGTTTGAATCGACAGATTCGTTTGATGGCCGCGGAGTTTGGTTATCGCGTGACGCAGTTGCGGCGGGTGCGCATCGTCAACGTGAAGCTGGGGCATTTGAAGGTGGGGCAGTGGCGGAATCTCACCGATGCGGAGTTGAAGGGGTTGTTGCCTCAGCGGACGCAGTGGTAGTTGGCGACGCCTCGCTGTTTCGTCTTTAGCCGTTATCCCTGCGAAGGCAGAGATCGAGTTTCGCCAGTGGTCGGCTGTCGCCTCGTGCTTTATCGCGACCTGGCCGCTTACGCAGAGGGCGTTTCGATCGTCTGCCGACGACGCGAAGCTAGTCCCGTGGAACACAGCGGGTAGTTCGGAGCGCTTCGCAACGCGCCCTCGCGAAGAGGACTTAAAGCAGGCCTCGCTACGCTTCCCGACCGGTGTGGAGAACTCGCCACGGAACGGCATCGTCTTTCTCTTCTGCCTTGGCTTTGTGCACTAAAGCAGGAGCCACGCGACCCGCCGCGATGCGATGTGCGGCGCAGCTGCACGAGCCGTCCGCTTTCGCTTTTGACCTTCCGGCCCCCTGTGCGGCGGTGAGGGGTGGACGACAAGGCCCGCAGGGGGGATCGGCATGGATGCCGATCCCTTTTCGCCAGGGCAGGATGCCCTGTCGAAAAGCCCGGCCACTCCTCACGGACTGGCCGGCTTCACCGGCCAGCGCCAAGTGGGGGTGCCCTTTCTTTGGGTTACTTTTCTTGGGCAAGCAAAGAAAAGTGACTCGGCCTCCGGCAGGAGGTCGAAACGCCCGCCGCGTAGGCGGCCAGGTCGCGATCACGCGCCAACCGAGAGCAAAGTCACTGGATCCCTGCCTTCGCAGGGATGACGGCTTAGAAGAAACGATGAGGCTAGATTGACCCCTCACCCCAACCCTCTCCCCCAAAAGGGCGAGGGAGCAGAAATGCAGCGCCTCGCCTCTACCCACCATCTCGCTGTCCGCACCCAAGAACACCCCGAGTCGAAAACCCGCTGCACCGCAACATCAACACACACAAAAAACTCCCCAAACCCAACCAACCAAAGAACCACCCAACAAAAACCCCAAACGCACCTGCACAAACCGTTACAACCGAGCCCATCCCTCGACATCCCCGCCACTCTGGTGCATACGTATTCACTTCGATGAACCGGCGCAGCCATCGCAGAATCGCCGGACTCTGAATTGGGGAGAGGCAATGAATTTGAATTCGACACCGGCGTCGAAGAACGCCGTTGATGATCTTGGGCAGCACGCCACTGCGCGTGTAGTGCTCATCGCCGCCGCCGCTGCGCTGGGCGGTTTCCTGTTCGGCTTCGATACTGCGGTGGTCAACGGCGCGGTCGATGCCGTGCGCGGCAATTTCGGGCTGGATGCGGCGCGTATCGGTTTCGCCGTGTCATGTGCACTGCTCGGCTCGGCGGCCGGCGCCTGGTACGCAGGCCCGCTGGCTGATCGCGTGGGCCGTGTTCGCGCGATGCAGGTGGCCGCAGTGTTCCTCGCGTTGAGTGCGCTTGGTTCGGGCTTGGTCACCGGCGTAGGCAGCCTTGTTTTCTGGCGTCTTGTCGGTGGCATCGGCGTGGGCGTGGCATCGGTGATCGCACCGACCTACATCGCGGAGATCTCGCCGGCCGCCGTGCGCGGTCGACTGGGTTCGTTGCAGCAACTCGCGATTGTGCTGGGCATTTTCGCTGCGTTGCTCAGCGATGCGTGGCTCGCTGGCACGGCCGGCGGCGCCGTGGAGAAGTTGTGGTTTGGCCTCGCCGCGTGGCGCTGGATGTTCCTCGTTGCGGTGGTGCCAGCGTTGATCTACGGCTCGCTGGTGCTTGGCGTACCGGAATCGCCGCGCCATCTGGTTGCAAAGGGTCGCCTCGCCGAAGCGAAGGACGTGCTGCGCCAAGTGCTGAACATGCACAGCGATGCGGCACTGGATGCCAAGGTGAAGGACATCCAGGACAGCTTGCATTCGGAATACCGTCCCACGCTCAAGGATCTGCGCGGCCCGCGTCTGGGTCTGTTGCCGGTGGTGTGGATCGGCATCCTGCTGTCGGTGTTCCAGCAGTTCGTCGGTATCAACGTCATCTTCTATTACTCGTCCACGCTGTGGCACTCGGTGGGTTTCAGCGAGAGCGATTCGTTCTCCATCACGGTCGCTACGTCGGTGGTGAACGTACTGGTGACGTTGGTCGCCATCGCACTGGTGGACCGCATTGGCCGCAAGCCGCTGCTGGTGATCGGTTCCGCCGGCATGACCATCACGCTGGGCGCGATGGCGTGGTGCTTCTCGCAGGCCACGGGTACTGGCGCCAGCCTGAGCCTGCCAGCGCCGTGGAATATGGTGGCGCTGGTCGCGGCCAATGCCTACGTGGTGTTCTTTGGTCTGAGCTGGGGCCCGATGGTGTGGGTGCTACTGGGTGAGATGTTCCCCAACCGCATCCGCGCCATTGCGCTCGCCGTGGCTGCCGCCGCGCAGTGGCTGGCTAATTTCGTCATCACCAGCACCTTCCCGGCGTTGTCCGAGGTCGGCCTGTCCTTCGCGTACGGCCTGTACGCGGCGTTCGCGCTGATTTCGCTGTTCTTCGTACTGAAGGCAGTGCGTGAAACCAAGGGCGTGGAATTGGAAGATATGCAGGGCTGAAGCCAAGGGCGCGTTTGACACGCGCCCTTTTTTCGGTGTACATATTTAACTAATACTTTAATTGCTTAAAAGCTGATGGCCATCGATCAAGTCTTCGAAGCACTCGCCTCTCGCCCCCGTCGCGAGATCCTGGCGTACCTGTCAGCACAGGAGTTGACGGCCGGCGACATCGCCGGCCGCTTCGAGATGACGGCGCCAGCCATCTCCCGGCATCTGTCCATCTTGGAAGCCGCTGGGCTGGTGAGCAGCGAGCGCCGCGGCCAATACGTGTTCTACCGGCTCAACAAGGACAGCCTGGTCAACACGCTGACCGGCTTCGCTTTCGAAATCTGCCCCACTGCAGGTCCGCTGAAGCGCGAATCGCGCAAGCTGGCTCGTAAGGGCAGCGCGTAGTGCCGTAACCACCCGGCGATTGGCGCCGGGTTCGCAAAGGAGCTGCCCGATGTCGTCTCACGCCCGTGCCGTCCCCACTTCCCCAGCGCTCGCCTCCCATCGCGAAGCGGCGGGCTGCCCATCGAGGTGACGTTGATCGCGCAGTTGGGCCACGGTTCTGGCGACCAGCTCGTCGCCGGTGCAACGGCGCGCCAGCGGGCGCACGCCGGCTTCATCGACGCGATGGACGAACCGTCAGCCAAGCTGGCCGGTGCAGACTTCGAAAAAGGCGACCCCACCTCGCTCTACAGCTTCACGGTGGAGGCGAAGGGACATCCCTTCCATCGCCATGCCGGGCACCGCGTGTTCACGGCGATATCCGGTAGCGGCGGCGTGCAGCTTCGTTTTTCGGACGCTACGCCGGCGCAGGTTACCGACGATCCGATGAGCTTTCTGCGCGGATTGCGCTATATCGACATCCCGCCGGATTGCCTGTTCACAGTGCGCTTCGGCGGCAACACCTGGCACCAGTTTGCGTCGCTACACCCTCGCGCCGGGCATCCCGCGCTGTTCGCGCTGTCCTGCCATACCAACGAGCTGGGTGGTGATCTCCCTGCGGATATCCAGCAACAGATCCGCGCGAACGAGGCGACCATCCCCTCGCTGACGGAACTGCTCCCGCTCACCGTCCAGCGCCTGCTCGACGATGGCGCGCTACGACACGTGGACGTGCCCACCATGGCCTTGTCGCTCGATGCACCGGCCGGCTCGCTGCAGAGCCTGCTCTGTCGCGCTGCCAGAGGCGTCGCGGGCAGGCTGCGTGGCGCATGGGCACACGTGCGCCGGGCGGGAGGCTTCGCCGCACAGCGCGGTGGCCGGCATACGGTGATGCTGTTGCCCGAACCGCCAGCCGACTCATTGCTGCACGAACAGTTGCAGGGACGCCACCATCATCAGGATACCTCCGTGCTCGGCCTGGATCAGGCTGGCATCGACGGACTGGGTGCCACTGCACTGCTCAGTTCCCTGCTCGACGCCTTCATCGCCAACCCGCCGCCCGGTGTCTCCCATCTGATGGCGTTCCGCAACCTGCTCGTCAAACCGCTCGGCCTGCGCACCTCGTCGCTGGGCTGCCCGGTGTCATCGCTGCTTGGCACGGCGGATGGCCCCAGGTTCATGAACCGCTATCCGGTGATCGATCAACGCGTCGATGCGGGCGACACCTTCGCGCAGGTGATTCTGGGTGCAGACGACAAGCACCTTCGTTTTCGCTCCTGCGTCGCCGTACGCATTCGTGGCGCGGGCCGGGTCGAGCTAAGCCTGGGCACCCGCGTGCAGTGCACGAACCTGTTTGGGCACGCCTACATGGCGGTGGTCGACCATTTCCACCGCAGCTATGCCAGCCCAACCATGCTGCGCGCGGCCACCGAGCATGCATTTGCCGCGCATGAGTCGCCGGTAGATGCGATCATGGCGCATGACTGATTTCCGCACGCTCCCGCTCAAGCCCGCGCTCCTCGCCAGCGTGGAAACCCTCGGCTATACCGAGATGACCCCGGTACAGGCCCTGAGCCTGCCGCCCATCCTCGAAGGGCGGGATGTCATCGCGCAGGCCCGCACCGGTAGCGGCAAGACGGCCGCCTTCGGGCTGGGCCTGCTGCAGCAGATCGACGTGGACACCATCCGCCTGCAGGCGTTGGTGCTCTGCCCCACGCGTGAGCTGGCCGACCAGGTGAGCAAAGCGATCCGCAAGCTGGCGGCCAATACACCTAACGTAAAGCTGCTGACGCTGTGCGGCGGCATGCCACTGGGCCCGCAGCTCGCCTCGCTCACGCATGATCCGCACATCGTGGTCGGTACGCCCGGCCGCGTGCAGGAGCACCTCAAGCGCGCCAGCCTGCACGGTGGTGGCATCAAGGTGCTGGTGCTGGACGAGGCCGACCGTATGCTCGACATGGGCTTCAGCGAGGCCATCGACGACATCGTCGGGCGCATCGCGAAACACCACCAGACGCTGCTGTTCTCGGCCACGTATGCGGAAGAAATCCGTCAGGTGAGCAAGCGCCTGCAGCGCGAGCCGGTGGAAGTGACGGTGGAAGCCCCGCACGAAGAATCCACCATCGAGCAGCACTTCCACGAAGTGGAACCGGCACAGAAGATCGACGCGCTCGCGCAGTTGCTGGACAAGGGCACGCTCAGCACCGAGCAGACACAGCACGCACTGGTGTTCTGCAATATGCGCAAAGACGTGGATGCCGTGGCGCAAGAACTCGACCGACGCGGCTTCTCCGCGCTGGCCTTGCACGGTGACATGGAGCAGCGCGACCGCGACGAGGTGTTGGTGCAGTTCGCTAACCGCAGCTGCTGCGTTCTAGTAGCGACGGACGTCGCCGCGCGCGGCCTGGACATCGCCTCGCTGCCGCTGGTAGTGAGCTACGACATCGCGCACGATCCAGACACACACACGCATCGCGTGGGCCGCACCGGGCGAGCGGGCGAGAATGGCC
This genomic window from Dyella terrae contains:
- the dbpA gene encoding ATP-dependent RNA helicase DbpA; its protein translation is MTDFRTLPLKPALLASVETLGYTEMTPVQALSLPPILEGRDVIAQARTGSGKTAAFGLGLLQQIDVDTIRLQALVLCPTRELADQVSKAIRKLAANTPNVKLLTLCGGMPLGPQLASLTHDPHIVVGTPGRVQEHLKRASLHGGGIKVLVLDEADRMLDMGFSEAIDDIVGRIAKHHQTLLFSATYAEEIRQVSKRLQREPVEVTVEAPHEESTIEQHFHEVEPAQKIDALAQLLDKGTLSTEQTQHALVFCNMRKDVDAVAQELDRRGFSALALHGDMEQRDRDEVLVQFANRSCCVLVATDVAARGLDIASLPLVVSYDIAHDPDTHTHRVGRTGRAGENGLAITLVTPRERPKAMNIEEQLGQPLSWRPLRVSPPRGKQLNLAPMKTLVIDAGRQDKLRPGDILGALTGDAGLDAKDIGKIDVFATRAYVALRRDLANKALERLRSGKVKGRNFRVRPLH
- the rluF gene encoding 23S rRNA pseudouridine(2604) synthase RluF; the protein is MRVNKYISEAGICSRREADELLLAGRVTINGEVVTTGAKALEGDEVRVDGEIVKARILAATPSAKRAVYIALNKPVGVTCTTDQTVKDNIVNFVDHQERVFPIGRLDKDSEGLILLTSNGDIVNEILRSENNHEKEYLVAVNKAVTDEFLQGMARGVRIHGQMTKPCKVRKIAKFGFAIVLTQGLNRQIRLMAAEFGYRVTQLRRVRIVNVKLGHLKVGQWRNLTDAELKGLLPQRTQW
- a CDS encoding fimbrial protein codes for the protein MTRSNNQRMRWTRLAGLMLLMLLAFVGWAPSALAAGPACSAASATLTMPSSVTVQPFASAGPISGATGTATITFNCSGLPASKSTPDYTATIQAGQYLATLDATNNTNGPGITFATNITGLAVLVTASTVQATSNSCLACGPTSTAGYVPGSIVAPSNSKVNGYSGSFSAVYTAQLIKTTSGAVSPGTITTNQLIPFWWYIPGGSVNSTSQALNAYLILPNITITVPTCTISAGANQTVTLPTIDSRLLATTGATAGLTPFSISITNCPSGASIASNVFSGGSTDTTTGALTNTTSSTKGGSGAANLEVQFLNGPGGSNKAGSVINLSQTTATAQGTSTYTLVNNGATLNYYAQYLATGTVTPGLFTATVQYGINYQ
- a CDS encoding sugar porter family MFS transporter → MNLNSTPASKNAVDDLGQHATARVVLIAAAAALGGFLFGFDTAVVNGAVDAVRGNFGLDAARIGFAVSCALLGSAAGAWYAGPLADRVGRVRAMQVAAVFLALSALGSGLVTGVGSLVFWRLVGGIGVGVASVIAPTYIAEISPAAVRGRLGSLQQLAIVLGIFAALLSDAWLAGTAGGAVEKLWFGLAAWRWMFLVAVVPALIYGSLVLGVPESPRHLVAKGRLAEAKDVLRQVLNMHSDAALDAKVKDIQDSLHSEYRPTLKDLRGPRLGLLPVVWIGILLSVFQQFVGINVIFYYSSTLWHSVGFSESDSFSITVATSVVNVLVTLVAIALVDRIGRKPLLVIGSAGMTITLGAMAWCFSQATGTGASLSLPAPWNMVALVAANAYVVFFGLSWGPMVWVLLGEMFPNRIRAIALAVAAAAQWLANFVITSTFPALSEVGLSFAYGLYAAFALISLFFVLKAVRETKGVELEDMQG
- a CDS encoding ABC transporter permease — its product is MNAAGNLVALHTIVRREIVRIMRIWTQTLIPPAITMTLYFVIFGKLIGSRIGEMHGFTYMQYIVPGLVMMSIITNSYGNISSSFFGAKFSRAVEEMLVSPMPNWVMLLGYVTGAVARGLVVGALVLLIALFFTDLHVAHPIITFLSVLLGATVFSLAGFVNAVFAKKFDDIALVPTFVLTPLTYLGGVFYSVDLLGQPWRSISMINPILYMVNAFRYGVLGVSDVQIGVAFAVMLVFVIGLTAVALHLLKRGVGMRS
- a CDS encoding metalloregulator ArsR/SmtB family transcription factor, encoding MAIDQVFEALASRPRREILAYLSAQELTAGDIAGRFEMTAPAISRHLSILEAAGLVSSERRGQYVFYRLNKDSLVNTLTGFAFEICPTAGPLKRESRKLARKGSA
- a CDS encoding DUF2867 domain-containing protein, with the protein product MTLIAQLGHGSGDQLVAGATARQRAHAGFIDAMDEPSAKLAGADFEKGDPTSLYSFTVEAKGHPFHRHAGHRVFTAISGSGGVQLRFSDATPAQVTDDPMSFLRGLRYIDIPPDCLFTVRFGGNTWHQFASLHPRAGHPALFALSCHTNELGGDLPADIQQQIRANEATIPSLTELLPLTVQRLLDDGALRHVDVPTMALSLDAPAGSLQSLLCRAARGVAGRLRGAWAHVRRAGGFAAQRGGRHTVMLLPEPPADSLLHEQLQGRHHHQDTSVLGLDQAGIDGLGATALLSSLLDAFIANPPPGVSHLMAFRNLLVKPLGLRTSSLGCPVSSLLGTADGPRFMNRYPVIDQRVDAGDTFAQVILGADDKHLRFRSCVAVRIRGAGRVELSLGTRVQCTNLFGHAYMAVVDHFHRSYASPTMLRAATEHAFAAHESPVDAIMAHD
- a CDS encoding FAD-binding oxidoreductase; its protein translation is MADHFQLRLVDSTMLAPTVRHMAFERVDGQPLAFTPGQFLQIHFHYEDGAATKRSYSVGTVGDGSSPVQRIEIAVSYVEGGAATKLLGELPIGGEINASGPYGRFVLQAGDTNARYLLLATGTGVTPYRAMLPQIAELVKQGREVVLLYGARNETELLYGDEFEAFAQANPGFSFYGCLSRQPRAEPRPNDRPGHVQNVLAELAPSAERDIAYLCGNPNMVDAAFTALKDFGLPVMHIRREKYISSR
- a CDS encoding ABC transporter ATP-binding protein, whose translation is MSPSSTPALVVENLRKTYSNGVEALKGISLTVQPGDFFALLGPNGAGKSTLIGILSSLVNATSGDAQVFGVSVNKQRGKAMQLIGLVPQEINFNQFEKPFDICVNEAGFYGIPRKIAAERAEKYLKELRLWDKAQHQARMLSGGMKRRLMIARAMMNEPKLLILDEPTAGVDIEIRRSMWQFVSGINAAGTTVILTTHYLEEAETLCRNIAIIDHGTIVENTSMKRLLASLDVETFVLDVNHLPAELPAIHGISLRRVDDHTMEAEMSRSHDLNSLFAGLSERGVTVTSMRNKTNRLEELFVRLVENGRKDTTEKAA